The following are from one region of the Coffea eugenioides isolate CCC68of chromosome 2, Ceug_1.0, whole genome shotgun sequence genome:
- the LOC113762399 gene encoding inositol phosphorylceramide glucuronosyltransferase 1 — MARIISMCKLLLGIWMIGLLYGVVGGEKGDLGSLPSSKGEAYVTLLYGDEFLLGVRVLGKSIRHTGSKKDMVVLVSDGVSDYAKKLLKADGWIVEKISLLANPNQVRPKRFWGVYTKLKIFNMTKYKKVVYLDADTIVVKNIEDLFKCGKFCANLKHSERLNSGVMVVEPSEEVFKDMMRQVNTLPSYTGGDQGFLNSYYAGFANAHVFQPDLKPEVLNSRPVPEMERLSTLYNADVGLYMLANKWMVDEKELRVIHYTLGPLKPWDWWTSWLVKPVDVWQNVRVKLEESLPGTAGGKNPKEELLVKFLFLLPFCLLLFHYYRSFLQSRSFCDHIRHVYYKIRAGGIFTYAAVSSSTISSNPQFSDGAQSKVPAFLGGMSILVCFMAALVSLALSFAIIPRQVTPWTGLLLMYEWTFTIFSLLFGSYLQLISHWGKIVANRAASLSSRAESFDYDSGKGHQRQLSSCDVAACYYGLGAALLAIAVPALPFILGITALFLRLGLMAAGGLVLASFMTYAAEHLAIKSFLLGLEAREPQRSSNTCFLC, encoded by the exons atggcgAGGATTATCAGTATGTGTAAATTATTACTGGGAATTTGGATGATTGGGTTATTATATGGTGTCGTTGGAGGAGAAAAAGGCGATTTGGGATCGTTGCCGTCGTCCAAGGGGGAGGCCTACGTGACGCTTCTGTACGGAGATGAATTCTTACTGGGGGTAAGGGTGCTTGGGAAGTCCATCAGGCACACTGGATCCAAGAAAGACATGGTCGTCTTGGTCTCCGATGGTGTCTCTGATTACGCCAAGAAGCTTCTTAAG GCTGATGGTTGGATTGTAGAGAAAATTAGTTTATTGGCAAATCCGAATCAAGTGAGACCGAAGAGGTTCTGGGGCGTTTACACCAAGCTAAAAATATTTAACATGACTAAGTACAAGAAAG TGGTGTATCTTGATGCTGATACCATCGTTGTTAAGAACATCGAAGATTTATTCAAATGCGGGAAGTTTTGTGCTAACCTAAAACACTCAGAGAGGCTGAATTCGGGAGTCATGGTTGTTGAACCATCTGAAGAAGTCTTTAAGGATATGATGAGACAAGTGAACACTTTGCCTTCTTACACTGGAG GTGATCAAGGTTTTCTTAACTCCTATTATGCGGGGTTTGCAAATGCACACGTTTTCCAGCCAGACCTAAAACCTGAGGTGTTGAATTCTAGACCAGTTCCTGAAATGGAAAGACTTTCTACATTGTATAATGCTGATGTCGGTCTTTACATGCTTGCTAATAAG TGGATGGTAGATGAGAAAGAACTTCGTGTTATTCATTACACACTTGGCCCCCTTAAGCCGTGGGATTGGTGGACATCTTGGCTTGTCAAACCTGTTGATGTCTGGCAG AATGTCAGGGTAAAGCTTGAGGAATCTCTTCCTGGAACTGCAGGGGGTAAAAATCCAAAAGAGGAACTTCTAGTCAAGTTTCTCTTTCTGCTTCCATTTTGTCTCCTACTTTTTCATTATTATCGGTCTTTTCTTCAG AGTCGTTCATTTTGTGATCATATTAGACACGTCTACTACAAAATCAGAGCTGGAGGTATCTTTACTTATGCAGCAGTGTCTTCCTCTACTATCAGCTCCAATCCACag TTCTCAGATGGTGCCCAATCTAAAGTGCCCGCTTTTCTTGGTGGAATGTCTATCTTGGTTTGTTTTATGGCTGCTTTGGTGTCCCTTGCACTCTCATTTGCCATCATCCCTCGACAAGTGACCCCATGGACTGGTTTGCTTCTCATGTACGAGTGGACATTCACAATTTTCTCTCTGTTGTTTGGAAGTTATCTGCAATTAATCTCTCACTGGGGAAAGATTGTTGCTAATAGAGCTGCATCATTATCCTCTCGTGCTGAATCATTTGACTATGACTCTGGAAAAG GTCATCAGCGGCAGCTGTCATCTTGTGATGTTGCTGCTTGTTACTATGGGTTAGGAGCGGCATTGCTTGCTATTGCAGTACCGGCATTGCCCTTTATTCTAGGGATTACTGCTCTGTTTTTGAG